The proteins below are encoded in one region of Limnohabitans sp. 63ED37-2:
- a CDS encoding SDR family NAD(P)-dependent oxidoreductase codes for MTRKLEGQVALVSGSGRGIGREIAIKLASEGARLVINDLDSVPAQSTVDDIIASGGHAVACIGSVTDTDFGDRFVKTALDAFGGIDIIVNNAGYTWDNVLQKMSDEQWEAMLAVHMTAPFRILRAASGFIRDAAKKEAEAGLSKHRKVVNISSTSGVYGNAGQANYAAAKAGINGLTKAMAKEWGRYKVNVNSVAFGLIMTRLTQPLTAGDASVEIQGRTIAVGVQPDRLKAAESTIPLGRGGTPEEAAGAVYMFCIPESNYVSGQVLVCGGGRP; via the coding sequence ATGACCCGCAAACTCGAAGGCCAGGTGGCCTTGGTGTCTGGCTCCGGCCGCGGCATCGGCCGTGAAATCGCGATCAAGCTCGCCAGCGAGGGCGCACGCCTCGTCATCAACGACCTGGACAGCGTGCCCGCGCAAAGCACGGTGGACGACATCATCGCCAGCGGCGGCCATGCCGTGGCCTGCATTGGCAGCGTGACCGACACCGACTTTGGTGACCGCTTTGTCAAGACTGCGCTCGACGCATTCGGCGGCATCGACATCATTGTCAACAACGCCGGTTACACCTGGGACAACGTGCTGCAAAAGATGAGCGACGAGCAGTGGGAAGCCATGTTGGCCGTGCACATGACCGCGCCCTTTCGCATCCTGCGTGCGGCCTCGGGCTTCATTCGCGACGCGGCCAAAAAAGAGGCCGAAGCGGGCCTGTCCAAGCACCGCAAGGTGGTCAACATCTCGTCCACCTCGGGCGTGTACGGCAACGCAGGGCAAGCCAACTACGCGGCGGCCAAGGCGGGCATCAACGGGTTGACCAAAGCCATGGCCAAAGAGTGGGGCCGCTACAAGGTCAACGTCAACAGCGTGGCCTTTGGCCTGATCATGACGCGCCTGACGCAACCCCTGACGGCGGGTGACGCCAGCGTGGAGATTCAGGGCCGCACCATCGCAGTGGGCGTGCAGCCCGACCGCCTCAAGGCCGCCGAATCCACCATCCCGCTCGGCCGGGGCGGCACACCCGAAGAGGCCGCGGGCGCGGTCTACATGTTCTGCATCCCCGAGTCCAACTACGTCAGCGGCCAGGTGTTGGTTTGCGGCGGCGGCCGTCCTTGA
- a CDS encoding MaoC family dehydratase, with product MTLPSFDALQVGDAIPALELPPVSRLTLALYCGASGDHNPIHVDTDFAHIAGLPDVIAHGMLSMGWLARLLTNWVPQTAIRDYSVRFAAMTRVHEKITCTGQVIDKFEVDGERRVRLSLTTTNAEGQVKLTGDAVVALA from the coding sequence ATGACACTCCCCTCTTTTGATGCCCTGCAAGTGGGCGACGCCATTCCCGCGCTGGAGCTGCCACCCGTCTCGCGCCTCACGCTGGCGCTGTACTGCGGCGCTTCGGGCGACCACAACCCGATCCACGTCGACACCGACTTCGCGCACATCGCGGGCCTGCCCGACGTGATTGCGCACGGCATGTTGTCCATGGGCTGGCTGGCGCGCCTGCTCACCAACTGGGTGCCGCAAACGGCGATTCGTGACTACAGCGTGCGCTTTGCCGCCATGACCCGGGTGCACGAGAAGATCACCTGCACCGGCCAAGTGATCGACAAGTTTGAAGTCGATGGCGAGCGCCGCGTGCGCTTGTCGCTGACCACCACCAACGCCGAAGGCCAGGTCAAGCTGACGGGCGACGCCGTGGTGGCCCTGGCCTGA
- a CDS encoding acyl-CoA dehydrogenase family protein translates to MDSILTFPRSVFREDHEMLRTTVRRFLERECKPRQAQWDKDGKVDRETWLKAGREGLLCATMDPQWGGGGGDFGHAAVIVEEIGRSGVSGLGFGLHSDVVAPYIERLGTPAQKAQWLPRCATGEVILAIAMSEPGAGSDLKAIRTTARREGDEYVINGAKTFISNGLNCDLVVVVAKTEPELGAKGVSLILVEADRAGFRKGRKLDKMGQEAADTAELFFEDVRVPVSNILGEENKGFAYLMQELAQERFVIALGAAAKMEAMFDETVRYTKERVVFGKPLLDFQNTRFKLAEIKVRTTAVRMMVDQYLGEHLRRKLTVQEGAMAKLFATEELGKALDELLQLYGGYGYMMEYPITRAFVDSRVTRIYGGTSEVMKELISRSL, encoded by the coding sequence ATGGACAGCATCCTCACTTTCCCCCGCAGCGTCTTCCGTGAAGACCACGAAATGCTGCGCACCACCGTGCGCCGCTTTCTGGAGCGCGAATGCAAACCCCGCCAAGCCCAGTGGGACAAAGACGGCAAGGTCGACCGCGAAACCTGGCTCAAGGCCGGGCGCGAAGGCTTGCTCTGCGCCACCATGGACCCTCAATGGGGCGGTGGCGGCGGCGACTTCGGCCACGCGGCCGTGATCGTTGAAGAGATCGGCCGCTCGGGCGTGAGCGGCTTGGGCTTTGGCCTGCATTCCGACGTGGTGGCGCCTTACATCGAGCGCCTGGGCACGCCTGCACAAAAAGCCCAGTGGCTGCCCCGATGCGCCACGGGCGAAGTCATTCTGGCCATTGCCATGAGCGAGCCGGGCGCGGGCAGCGACCTCAAAGCCATCCGCACCACGGCGCGCCGCGAGGGTGATGAGTACGTCATCAACGGTGCCAAGACCTTCATCTCGAATGGCCTGAACTGCGACCTGGTCGTGGTGGTGGCCAAGACCGAGCCCGAGCTGGGTGCCAAAGGCGTCTCGCTGATCCTGGTCGAGGCCGACCGCGCCGGTTTTCGCAAAGGCCGCAAGCTCGACAAAATGGGCCAGGAAGCGGCCGACACCGCCGAGCTGTTTTTTGAAGACGTGCGCGTGCCCGTGAGCAACATCCTGGGCGAAGAGAACAAGGGCTTTGCCTACCTCATGCAGGAACTCGCACAAGAGCGTTTTGTGATCGCGCTGGGTGCCGCTGCCAAGATGGAGGCGATGTTTGACGAGACGGTGCGCTACACCAAGGAGCGCGTGGTCTTTGGCAAGCCGCTGTTAGATTTTCAGAACACCCGCTTCAAGCTGGCCGAAATCAAGGTGCGGACCACGGCTGTGCGCATGATGGTGGACCAGTACCTGGGTGAACACCTGCGCCGCAAGCTCACCGTGCAAGAAGGCGCGATGGCCAAGCTGTTTGCGACTGAAGAACTGGGCAAGGCGCTTGACGAATTGCTGCAGCTGTACGGCGGCTACGGCTACATGATGGAGTACCCCATCACCCGCGCCTTTGTCGACTCGCGTGTGACCCGCATCTATGGCGGCACCAGCGAGGTCATGAAAGAGCTGATCTCCAGAAGCCTGTGA
- a CDS encoding Bug family tripartite tricarboxylate transporter substrate binding protein: MTKTFTRRMALATLSSLALMGTAQAQTAYPSQPIKFIVPYPAGGATDVLARMVAQKMQDNWQQNVVVDNKPGAGGTIGANLVAKGPADGHTVLFSIVALLQQISLMKLPYDPIKDFTPISRVAISPSVFAASTSLPVNNLADLIKLVKASPGKYSFGTYGPGTSAHLQGELLNMQTGMDLLHIPYQGAAPLVTAMLGGQLSTAFMDAGSSRQHFPKFKLLGVTGTERLSWLPNVPTLKEQGLNSFEPLGWFGLFLPAATPKPVVDKFSVEIQRILKLPDVREKIEAMGLIPGGDTQENFAKVIKSDAEIYARIIRDAKITLN, translated from the coding sequence ATGACAAAGACTTTCACCCGCCGCATGGCCCTGGCCACGCTCAGCAGCTTGGCGCTGATGGGCACGGCCCAAGCGCAGACCGCTTACCCCAGCCAGCCCATCAAGTTCATCGTGCCTTATCCCGCAGGCGGCGCCACCGATGTGCTGGCCCGCATGGTGGCGCAAAAGATGCAAGACAACTGGCAGCAAAACGTGGTGGTCGACAACAAGCCCGGTGCGGGCGGCACCATCGGGGCCAACCTGGTGGCCAAAGGGCCTGCCGATGGGCACACCGTCCTGTTCAGCATCGTGGCTTTGCTCCAGCAAATTTCGCTGATGAAATTGCCCTACGACCCGATCAAAGACTTCACGCCCATCAGCCGCGTGGCCATTAGCCCCAGCGTATTCGCGGCCAGCACCAGTTTGCCGGTCAACAACCTGGCCGACTTGATCAAGCTGGTCAAGGCCAGTCCCGGCAAGTACAGCTTTGGCACTTATGGCCCCGGTACCTCGGCCCACCTGCAAGGGGAGCTGCTCAACATGCAAACAGGCATGGACCTGCTGCACATCCCTTACCAAGGCGCAGCGCCTTTGGTCACGGCCATGTTGGGTGGGCAGTTGTCCACCGCTTTCATGGACGCGGGTTCATCGCGCCAGCACTTCCCCAAGTTCAAGCTGTTGGGCGTGACGGGCACAGAGCGCCTGTCGTGGCTGCCCAATGTGCCCACCCTCAAGGAGCAAGGCCTTAACTCCTTCGAGCCGCTGGGCTGGTTTGGTTTGTTCTTGCCTGCGGCCACGCCCAAGCCGGTGGTGGACAAATTCTCCGTAGAAATCCAACGCATCCTCAAGCTGCCCGATGTGCGTGAAAAGATCGAAGCCATGGGCCTGATTCCCGGCGGCGATACGCAAGAAAACTTTGCCAAGGTGATCAAGTCCGATGCCGAAATTTATGCGCGCATCATCCGTGACGCCAAGATCACCTTGAACTGA
- a CDS encoding enoyl-CoA hydratase/isomerase family protein yields the protein MIIPSKSSPSLLQFDVTDQVATITFDSPSKRNALEPAMRDELAVALQHIQHDKSIRAVVLTGAAGHFCSGGDLKNIATANLDNGGWLGRMQTLHDWVQLLLTLDRPVIAAVDGAAAGAGFSLALSADFVLATPRAWFNMSFLKVGLVPDVGALYTLPRVVGVQRAKEIMLSARDIDAQEALRLGIVMELHEPDQLLPRAQAMARSFVGASPAAVALIKRSLNNALGGGLPDMLSSEAQAQSLAAGTAEHREAVNRFLTKQPPLFAWPAQNKS from the coding sequence ATGATCATCCCCTCCAAAAGCTCTCCCTCTTTGCTGCAATTCGATGTGACCGACCAGGTCGCCACCATCACCTTTGACAGCCCCAGCAAACGCAACGCGCTCGAACCCGCCATGCGCGACGAGCTGGCGGTGGCTTTGCAACACATCCAGCACGACAAGTCCATCCGCGCCGTGGTCCTGACGGGCGCAGCCGGGCATTTCTGCTCGGGTGGTGACCTGAAAAACATTGCCACCGCCAACCTCGACAACGGCGGCTGGCTCGGCCGCATGCAGACCTTGCACGATTGGGTGCAGCTGCTGCTGACCCTCGACCGTCCGGTGATCGCTGCGGTCGACGGTGCGGCCGCAGGTGCGGGTTTCAGCCTTGCCTTGTCGGCCGATTTCGTGCTGGCGACCCCACGCGCCTGGTTCAACATGTCCTTCCTCAAGGTCGGCCTGGTGCCCGATGTGGGTGCGCTCTACACCCTGCCCCGCGTGGTGGGCGTGCAGCGTGCCAAAGAAATCATGCTGTCTGCCCGCGACATCGACGCCCAAGAGGCCTTGCGGCTGGGGATCGTGATGGAGCTGCACGAGCCCGACCAGCTGCTGCCCCGTGCGCAGGCCATGGCCCGCAGCTTTGTGGGCGCGTCACCTGCTGCCGTGGCTTTGATCAAGCGCAGCCTGAACAACGCCTTGGGTGGTGGCCTGCCAGACATGCTGAGCTCAGAAGCACAAGCCCAGTCTTTGGCCGCAGGCACCGCCGAGCACCGCGAAGCCGTCAACCGCTTTCTGACCAAGCAGCCGCCCTTGTTTGCCTGGCCAGCTCAAAACAAAAGTTGA
- a CDS encoding MaoC family dehydratase N-terminal domain-containing protein, with product MIDRQFIGHTMPAFEVLVEKGRLKFFAKATGQTDPVYTDEAAARAAGHPALPVPPTFLFCLEMESPDPAAIRNLLGMDYRKLLHGEQGFTFHRMAYAGDVLRFEQRIEDIYDKKGGALEFVLRKTRVSNQRGEHVADLRAVTVLRHGPSA from the coding sequence ATGATCGACCGCCAATTCATCGGCCACACCATGCCCGCCTTCGAGGTCTTGGTGGAAAAGGGCCGTCTGAAATTTTTTGCCAAGGCCACGGGCCAGACCGACCCGGTCTACACCGACGAAGCCGCCGCCCGCGCCGCCGGGCACCCGGCTTTGCCTGTGCCGCCTACGTTTTTGTTTTGTCTTGAAATGGAGTCGCCCGACCCGGCCGCGATCCGCAACCTGCTGGGCATGGACTACCGCAAGCTGCTGCATGGCGAGCAGGGCTTCACGTTTCACCGCATGGCCTATGCGGGCGATGTGCTGCGTTTTGAGCAGCGCATCGAAGACATCTATGACAAAAAAGGCGGCGCACTCGAATTCGTGCTGCGCAAAACCCGCGTGAGCAACCAACGTGGCGAGCATGTGGCCGACCTGCGTGCGGTGACGGTTTTGCGCCACGGCCCCAGCGCATAA
- a CDS encoding thiolase yields the protein MHSSSALKALRGSAAIAGVATFGCGEATGFTEMEVLARAAHAAVADAGLKMSDIDGLCTASVLSTMWPMPVTEYLGINPRYINGTMLGGSSFVAHLLPAMMALQSGQCNAVLVCYGSTQRTSTFGRAEIAQARRVMDPQPYETPYAPMQPLSAYALATRRHMHEYGTTRRQLAEVAVAARAWAQRNPEAFMRDPLSIDEVLKARMVSDPLSVRDCCLVTDGGGAFVLVRADRARDLPKKPVYVLGNATANWNRQVSSMHDLTVTSASQSGRVAFAMAGLTPADMNVVQLYDAFTINTLLFLEDLGFCKKGEGGAFVEGGAIAPGGRLAVNTNGGGLSCTHPGMYGIFTVIEAVRQLRGEGGERQVQGAQTALAHGNGGTLSSQSTAILGTFETL from the coding sequence GTGCATTCGTCCTCAGCGCTCAAAGCTTTGCGCGGCAGCGCCGCCATCGCGGGCGTGGCCACTTTCGGTTGCGGCGAAGCCACGGGTTTCACCGAGATGGAAGTGCTGGCCCGCGCCGCGCACGCCGCCGTGGCCGATGCAGGACTCAAGATGAGCGACATCGATGGCCTGTGCACGGCCAGTGTGCTGTCCACCATGTGGCCGATGCCGGTGACCGAGTATTTGGGCATCAACCCGCGCTACATCAACGGCACCATGCTCGGCGGCTCCAGTTTTGTGGCGCACCTCTTGCCTGCCATGATGGCTTTGCAGTCGGGCCAGTGCAACGCGGTGCTGGTGTGTTACGGCAGCACGCAGCGCACGTCCACCTTTGGCCGCGCTGAGATCGCGCAGGCCCGCCGCGTGATGGACCCGCAGCCCTACGAAACCCCCTACGCCCCGATGCAGCCGCTGAGCGCCTACGCGCTGGCCACGCGCCGGCACATGCACGAGTACGGCACCACCCGACGCCAGTTGGCCGAAGTGGCGGTGGCCGCACGCGCCTGGGCGCAGCGCAACCCCGAAGCCTTCATGCGCGATCCGCTGTCGATTGACGAGGTGCTCAAGGCCCGCATGGTGTCCGACCCCTTGTCGGTGCGCGACTGCTGCCTGGTCACCGACGGCGGCGGCGCCTTTGTGCTGGTGCGTGCCGACCGTGCGCGCGATTTGCCGAAGAAACCTGTGTACGTGTTGGGCAACGCCACCGCCAACTGGAACCGCCAGGTCTCGTCCATGCACGACCTCACCGTCACATCGGCCAGCCAGTCCGGGCGCGTAGCTTTTGCCATGGCAGGCCTCACGCCCGCCGACATGAACGTGGTGCAGCTGTACGACGCCTTCACCATCAACACCTTGCTCTTTCTGGAAGACCTGGGCTTTTGCAAAAAAGGCGAAGGCGGCGCATTTGTTGAAGGCGGCGCGATCGCACCCGGTGGCCGCCTGGCGGTCAACACCAACGGCGGCGGCTTGTCGTGCACGCACCCGGGCATGTACGGCATCTTTACTGTCATCGAAGCCGTGCGCCAGTTGCGCGGCGAAGGCGGCGAGCGCCAGGTGCAGGGCGCCCAGACCGCACTTGCCCACGGCAACGGCGGCACGCTGTCGAGCCAGTCCACAGCCATCCTCGGCACCTTTGAAACCTTGTGA
- a CDS encoding SDR family NAD(P)-dependent oxidoreductase has protein sequence MSKARLVEDKVVVVTGAGGGIGRDIALAMAREGAKVVVNDIGASVSGEGHDAGPAQKVVDEIQAMGGQAAANTDSVSDAAGAARIIQTAIDSFGRIDVVVNNAGILRDRFFHKMSMDEWDAVLKVHLYGAFYVSRAAAPHFKEQESGNYIHMTSTSGLVGNFGQANYSAAKLGVTALSKSIALDMQKFNVRSNCISPFAWSRMIGSIPTETPEEQARVERIKQMTPAKIAPMAVALASDDSAHVNGQVFAVRNNEIFLMSQPRPIRSVHRSEGWTPQSVLDQAMPALKSSFFDLDRSGDVFSWDPI, from the coding sequence ATGAGCAAAGCTCGATTGGTAGAAGACAAAGTCGTGGTCGTCACTGGCGCTGGTGGCGGCATTGGCCGCGACATCGCGCTGGCCATGGCGCGTGAAGGTGCCAAGGTGGTGGTCAACGACATTGGCGCGTCCGTCTCGGGCGAAGGCCATGACGCAGGCCCCGCACAAAAAGTGGTGGACGAAATCCAAGCCATGGGCGGTCAGGCCGCCGCCAACACCGACAGCGTGTCTGACGCCGCAGGCGCAGCCCGCATCATCCAGACGGCCATCGACAGCTTTGGCCGCATCGACGTGGTGGTCAACAACGCAGGCATCTTGCGCGACCGCTTCTTCCACAAGATGAGCATGGACGAATGGGACGCGGTGCTCAAGGTGCATTTGTATGGCGCTTTTTACGTCAGCCGCGCCGCCGCTCCGCACTTCAAGGAGCAGGAAAGCGGCAACTACATCCACATGACCTCGACCTCGGGGCTGGTGGGCAACTTTGGCCAAGCCAACTACTCGGCGGCCAAGCTGGGCGTGACCGCGCTGTCCAAGTCGATTGCGCTCGACATGCAAAAGTTCAACGTGCGCTCCAACTGCATCTCGCCCTTTGCCTGGAGCCGCATGATCGGCTCGATCCCGACCGAGACGCCCGAAGAGCAGGCCCGCGTCGAGCGCATCAAGCAGATGACGCCCGCCAAGATCGCGCCCATGGCCGTGGCCCTGGCCAGCGACGACTCGGCCCATGTGAACGGCCAGGTCTTTGCCGTGCGCAACAACGAAATCTTTTTGATGAGCCAGCCGCGCCCCATCCGCTCGGTGCACCGCAGCGAGGGCTGGACACCGCAGTCGGTGCTCGACCAGGCCATGCCCGCGCTCAAGTCCAGCTTCTTCGATTTGGACCGATCGGGTGACGTGTTCAGCTGGGACCCGATCTGA
- a CDS encoding acyl-CoA dehydrogenase family protein, translating to MIRDPETFEALLDSVRRFVRERLVPAENEVADTDEIPEAIVQEMREMGLFGLTIPESYGGLELTMEEESRLLFELCKTSPAFRSVIGTTVGIGSQGILMDGTEEQKAYYLPKLATGELSSSFALTEPDAGSDAASLRTTAILDGDHYVVNGTKRYITNAPHSKIFTLMARTNPADKGAGGVSAFIVDAQSPGISLGKNDKKMGQKGAHTCDVMFDNVRVPAANLIGGQEGQGFKTAMKVLEKGRIHLAAVCVGVAQRILDDALRYAIDRKQFGQSIAEFQLVQAMLADSKAELYAAECMVIDAARKRDEGRSVSTEASCCKMFASEMCGRVADRAVQILGGAGYLAEYGIERFYRDVRLFRLYEGTTQIQQIIIGRNMVREARA from the coding sequence ATGATCCGAGACCCCGAAACCTTTGAAGCCCTGCTCGACTCCGTGCGCCGTTTTGTGCGCGAGCGTTTGGTGCCTGCCGAGAACGAAGTCGCCGACACCGACGAGATCCCGGAAGCCATCGTGCAAGAGATGCGCGAGATGGGTCTGTTTGGCCTGACCATCCCCGAGTCCTATGGCGGCTTGGAGCTGACCATGGAAGAAGAGTCGCGTCTGTTGTTTGAGCTGTGCAAGACCTCGCCCGCTTTCCGCTCGGTGATCGGCACCACGGTGGGCATCGGCTCGCAGGGCATTTTGATGGACGGCACCGAAGAACAAAAAGCCTATTACCTGCCCAAGCTGGCCACGGGCGAGTTGTCGTCTTCGTTTGCACTGACCGAGCCTGATGCGGGCTCGGACGCGGCATCGCTGCGCACCACCGCCATCCTGGACGGTGACCATTACGTGGTCAACGGCACCAAGCGCTACATCACCAATGCGCCGCATTCCAAAATCTTCACGCTCATGGCCCGCACCAACCCGGCCGACAAGGGCGCGGGCGGCGTGTCGGCCTTCATCGTCGACGCCCAATCGCCTGGCATCAGCCTGGGCAAGAACGACAAGAAGATGGGCCAAAAAGGCGCCCACACCTGCGACGTGATGTTTGACAACGTGCGTGTGCCCGCCGCCAACCTGATTGGTGGCCAAGAAGGCCAAGGCTTCAAGACCGCGATGAAGGTGCTCGAAAAAGGCCGCATCCACCTGGCCGCCGTGTGTGTGGGCGTGGCCCAGCGCATCCTCGATGACGCGCTGCGCTACGCCATCGACCGCAAGCAATTCGGCCAGTCCATTGCCGAGTTCCAGCTGGTGCAGGCCATGCTGGCCGACAGCAAGGCCGAGCTGTACGCGGCCGAGTGCATGGTGATCGACGCCGCCCGCAAGCGCGACGAAGGCCGCAGCGTGTCCACCGAAGCCTCGTGCTGCAAGATGTTCGCGTCCGAGATGTGTGGCCGTGTGGCCGATCGGGCGGTGCAGATTTTGGGCGGCGCGGGTTACCTGGCCGAATACGGCATCGAGCGCTTTTACCGCGACGTGCGCCTGTTTCGCCTGTATGAGGGTACGACCCAGATACAACAAATCATCATTGGCCGCAACATGGTGCGCGAGGCCCGGGCTTGA
- a CDS encoding long-chain-fatty-acid--CoA ligase, whose product MSPSSTPFWPKGVPRTLSLPQVPLTHYVQVAAERYPNKPAVIFCGSTLTYAALLTRVEALAGYLTQRLGVQRGDRVLLMSQNCPQYVAAYYGIMRAGAVVVPVNAMCTQSEIRYYLQDSGARVAVVAQELLPQVMPLLQPGEGDALQAVLVHAYSEGLPAQPASNEVPEVVLAPRQWTEAPGLHGLEDAIAQALPAPAQHPGSHDLCVLPYTSGTTGHPKGCMHTHATVLASNMAAQVWRSMHMDSVFLAVAPLFHMLGMQGGLNVPITLGATVVMLPRWHAASAARLIEQHRVTTWSAPPAMLIDFFANPAAAQRDLSSLSALAGGGAAMPETVANLLQTRFGIAYNEAYGMTETASFLLGNPPARGKRQCLGVITPGVDARIVDPETLRELPVGEVGELVTRGPQLMRGYWQNEQANQSSFFELDGQTFFRTGDLASVDEEGYFFMRDRLKRMVNVSGFKVWPAEVENTLYEHPAVHEACVISVPDTQRGENVMALLVLKPDAKGQVTEQDIIDWSREHMAVYKAPRIVRFMDVLPKSGTGKILWRQLQEQEHARLNTTSVKETP is encoded by the coding sequence ATGAGCCCATCGTCCACACCCTTTTGGCCCAAAGGCGTTCCGCGCACGCTGAGCCTGCCGCAGGTGCCGCTCACGCATTACGTGCAGGTCGCGGCCGAGCGCTACCCCAACAAGCCCGCCGTGATCTTTTGCGGCAGCACGTTGACCTACGCGGCGCTGCTCACACGCGTCGAAGCGCTGGCCGGATATCTGACCCAACGGCTGGGTGTGCAACGCGGCGACCGGGTTTTGCTGATGAGCCAGAACTGCCCGCAATATGTGGCGGCCTATTACGGCATCATGCGCGCCGGGGCGGTGGTGGTGCCGGTCAACGCCATGTGCACCCAGAGCGAAATCCGCTACTACCTGCAAGACAGCGGCGCACGCGTGGCTGTGGTGGCGCAAGAGTTGTTGCCCCAAGTCATGCCGCTGCTGCAGCCGGGCGAGGGTGATGCTTTGCAAGCCGTGCTGGTGCATGCGTATTCAGAAGGTTTGCCCGCGCAACCCGCCAGCAACGAAGTTCCTGAAGTTGTGCTCGCCCCGCGCCAGTGGACTGAGGCCCCGGGCCTGCACGGGCTCGAAGACGCCATTGCACAGGCCTTGCCCGCGCCCGCGCAGCACCCGGGCAGCCACGACCTGTGTGTGCTGCCCTACACCTCGGGCACCACCGGCCACCCCAAGGGCTGCATGCACACCCACGCCACGGTGCTGGCGTCCAACATGGCTGCGCAGGTTTGGCGCAGCATGCACATGGACTCGGTGTTTTTGGCTGTCGCGCCTTTGTTCCACATGCTGGGTATGCAGGGCGGCCTGAACGTGCCGATCACGCTGGGCGCCACCGTGGTCATGCTGCCGCGCTGGCATGCGGCGTCAGCGGCGCGCTTGATCGAGCAGCACCGCGTCACGACTTGGTCTGCACCCCCCGCCATGCTGATCGACTTCTTTGCCAACCCGGCTGCCGCGCAGCGCGACCTGAGCAGCTTGTCGGCTTTGGCGGGTGGCGGCGCGGCCATGCCGGAGACGGTGGCGAACTTGCTGCAAACGCGTTTTGGCATCGCCTACAACGAAGCCTATGGCATGACCGAGACCGCCTCCTTTTTGCTGGGCAACCCCCCTGCACGCGGCAAGCGCCAGTGCTTGGGCGTCATCACACCCGGGGTGGACGCCCGCATCGTGGACCCGGAAACCCTGCGCGAGTTGCCTGTGGGCGAGGTGGGTGAGCTGGTCACGCGCGGCCCGCAACTCATGCGCGGCTATTGGCAAAACGAGCAGGCCAACCAGAGCTCATTTTTTGAGCTCGATGGCCAAACCTTTTTCCGCACGGGTGACCTGGCCAGCGTGGACGAAGAGGGGTACTTCTTCATGCGCGACCGCCTCAAGCGCATGGTCAACGTCTCGGGCTTCAAGGTCTGGCCTGCCGAGGTGGAAAACACCCTGTACGAACACCCTGCGGTGCACGAGGCCTGCGTCATCTCTGTGCCCGACACCCAGCGCGGCGAAAACGTGATGGCGCTGTTGGTGCTCAAGCCCGACGCCAAAGGCCAAGTCACGGAGCAAGACATCATCGACTGGAGCCGCGAGCACATGGCCGTCTACAAAGCACCCCGCATCGTCCGCTTCATGGACGTGCTGCCCAAGTCCGGCACGGGCAAGATCTTGTGGCGGCAGCTGCAAGAACAAGAACATGCGCGCTTGAACACCACATCAGTGAAGGAGACCCCATGA
- a CDS encoding SDR family oxidoreductase, translating into MRIPLSFKGQSVFVAGGSSGINLGIATAFAQAGAKVAIASRNAERVAQAVDQLRQHGTQIEGYSADVRDAVGIAAALQQARDAIGPFDVLVSGAAGNFLAPALGMSANGFKTVVDIDLNGTFHVLRAGYEHLRRPGASVINISAPQAFNPTKLQAHVCAAKAGVDMLTRVLAMEWGPEGVRVNSIVPGPIGDTEGIRRLAPTPEALQRMTQSVPLQRMGRVEEIADMALFLASPHAAFVTGAIMAVDGGSSLAGGRDYSGSLS; encoded by the coding sequence ATGAGAATTCCTCTGAGTTTCAAAGGCCAGTCGGTGTTTGTGGCAGGTGGCAGCAGCGGCATCAATTTGGGCATCGCCACCGCGTTTGCGCAGGCCGGGGCCAAGGTGGCGATTGCCAGCCGCAACGCCGAGCGCGTGGCCCAAGCGGTGGACCAGTTGCGCCAACACGGCACACAGATTGAAGGCTACAGCGCCGATGTGCGCGACGCCGTTGGCATTGCCGCTGCGCTGCAGCAAGCGCGTGACGCGATTGGCCCGTTTGACGTGTTGGTGTCGGGTGCGGCGGGCAACTTTTTGGCACCCGCTTTGGGCATGTCGGCCAACGGCTTCAAGACGGTGGTGGACATTGACCTGAACGGCACCTTCCATGTGCTGCGAGCGGGCTATGAGCACCTGCGCCGCCCGGGTGCCAGCGTGATCAACATCTCGGCGCCACAGGCTTTCAACCCCACCAAGCTGCAAGCCCATGTGTGCGCGGCCAAGGCGGGCGTGGATATGCTCACGCGGGTGCTGGCCATGGAATGGGGACCTGAAGGCGTGCGGGTGAACTCCATCGTGCCGGGGCCGATTGGCGACACCGAAGGCATCCGCCGCCTGGCACCCACGCCCGAAGCGCTGCAGCGCATGACACAGTCCGTGCCCCTGCAGCGCATGGGGCGTGTGGAAGAGATCGCCGACATGGCGCTGTTTTTGGCGTCGCCGCACGCCGCATTCGTCACCGGCGCCATCATGGCGGTGGACGGTGGCAGTTCCCTGGCCGGTGGCCGAGACTATTCAGGAAGCCTTTCATGA